From the genome of Hydrogenophilus thermoluteolus, one region includes:
- a CDS encoding methyltransferase domain-containing protein has translation MLPSKCVDFLYSGCHGKHGNYQMLHPILQEKLKINHRFSKFEAERFQLMDQFGFFRGAIVTDIGANIGFFSLSCIESGAKKVIAYEGFEYHAKFLKCIADELGLNDVLEVKNEYFLFDNKNIQDHPVDITLCLNVLHHIGSDFNECNSSEEALQMIQKSLQNLSFYTRRLWLQLGYNWKGNKNLPLFKEGTKSEMIEFVYRATEKYWSIDYIGIYDPRSGKFEPESIQNLTRFNEIGEFLNRPIFLLKSLK, from the coding sequence ATGTTACCATCTAAATGCGTAGATTTTCTTTATTCAGGGTGTCATGGTAAACACGGCAACTACCAGATGCTGCATCCTATTTTGCAAGAAAAGTTGAAAATAAATCACCGCTTTTCCAAGTTTGAAGCGGAAAGATTTCAATTAATGGATCAGTTTGGTTTTTTCCGTGGCGCAATTGTAACTGATATTGGAGCAAATATTGGTTTTTTTTCGCTTTCATGCATTGAGTCAGGCGCAAAAAAGGTTATTGCATATGAAGGTTTTGAGTATCATGCTAAATTTTTAAAATGTATTGCTGATGAACTCGGTCTTAATGATGTTCTTGAGGTAAAAAATGAATATTTTTTGTTCGATAATAAAAATATTCAAGACCATCCAGTTGATATAACTCTATGTCTAAACGTTCTTCATCACATTGGCAGTGATTTTAATGAATGCAATTCCAGTGAGGAGGCGTTGCAGATGATTCAGAAGTCTCTACAAAATTTGTCATTTTATACGAGACGTTTATGGTTACAACTTGGTTACAATTGGAAAGGAAACAAAAACCTGCCACTTTTTAAAGAAGGAACTAAATCTGAAATGATAGAATTTGTTTATAGAGCAACCGAAAAATACTGGAGTATTGATTATATTGGTATATATGATCCCAGAAGTGGAAAATTCGAGCCAGAATCGATTCAAAATTTAACTCGTTTTAATGAAATTGGCGAGTTTTTAAATAGACCAATTTTTTTGCTTAAGAGCTTAAAGTAA
- a CDS encoding glycosyltransferase, whose protein sequence is MKKPKVALYVPVYNQENYILESLQSAYEQDYDNLIIYIADDCSTDNSYYLAEEFVKNNKTKHEVVLKRNPKNLGPIENTLISLKELEKVADLVVLQAGDDISYPTRVSTLTELWISLGKPQYAYIHTPVEIIDHQSITKTVWTPPINHKPINESNLAVTPTSQGLAIGASAAYTPSLVLESPFLFPNLYADQVLVFRSFLKKNLIYWGETLIKYRFGVGISSPYVSRSEYEKRITLSTIDTLKQRRIDALLNRREQTAMLISNEILKWEKLAKFKGLID, encoded by the coding sequence ATGAAAAAACCAAAAGTAGCCCTCTACGTACCGGTATACAACCAGGAAAATTATATATTAGAATCACTCCAATCAGCATATGAACAAGATTATGATAATTTAATTATTTATATTGCAGACGACTGCTCGACCGACAATTCATATTACCTTGCAGAAGAATTCGTCAAGAATAATAAAACAAAACATGAAGTAGTGCTCAAAAGAAACCCAAAAAACTTAGGTCCAATTGAAAATACACTGATCTCTTTAAAAGAACTTGAAAAAGTAGCCGATCTTGTTGTTCTCCAGGCGGGTGATGATATATCTTATCCAACAAGAGTATCTACGCTTACAGAGCTTTGGATCAGCCTAGGAAAACCTCAATACGCGTATATTCATACGCCAGTCGAAATAATTGACCATCAAAGTATAACAAAGACGGTTTGGACGCCACCAATAAACCATAAACCCATAAATGAATCAAATTTAGCCGTTACCCCTACATCCCAAGGTCTTGCAATCGGTGCATCGGCAGCATATACACCATCACTCGTACTAGAGAGCCCATTTCTTTTTCCGAATTTATATGCAGACCAAGTTTTAGTCTTTAGATCATTCCTAAAAAAAAATCTTATATACTGGGGTGAAACGCTAATCAAATATAGATTTGGTGTAGGCATTTCCAGTCCATATGTAAGCAGAAGCGAATATGAAAAGAGAATAACACTGTCAACCATAGACACTCTTAAGCAAAGAAGAATAGACGCACTTCTCAACAGAAGAGAACAAACAGCCATGCTAATTTCTAATGAGATTTTAAAGTGGGAAAAATTGGCAAAATTTAAAGGTCTTATAGATTAG
- a CDS encoding DegT/DnrJ/EryC1/StrS family aminotransferase, with protein sequence MKKIGKKKDLAIFGASPAFQEPIHVGYPNIGNKELFLKLADKILDSRRFTNNGPLVQELEQRISKYLGVKHCIALCNGTIALEIAIRALELKGEVIVPSFTFIATAHALSWLGLTPVFADIDPKTHCLDPNSVRSMITPQTSGILAVHLWGRPCDIEALQEIAECYNLELLFDAAHAFGCSYRGTMIGNFGRCEVVSFHATKFFNTFEGGAILTNDDQLADKIRLIRNFGFTGYDQVDHIGTNGKLPEISAAMGISNLMAINDLIRTNQRNYNLYLRYLEDIPFISMIRYNSVEHNNYQYIVIEVDEQSPTTRDDIIKILHAENILARKYFWPGCHNMKPYRNLYIDANRFLKNTNDVAKRVIVLPNGYHLSESMIETICSVIKIATSNKIF encoded by the coding sequence ATGAAAAAGATAGGCAAAAAAAAAGATTTAGCTATTTTCGGCGCATCGCCTGCATTTCAAGAACCAATCCATGTAGGATACCCTAACATTGGCAATAAAGAACTTTTTTTGAAACTAGCGGATAAAATACTTGATAGCCGTCGATTTACAAATAATGGCCCCTTAGTTCAAGAGCTTGAACAAAGAATTTCTAAATACCTCGGTGTCAAACACTGTATTGCACTTTGCAACGGTACAATTGCTCTAGAAATTGCAATTCGTGCCTTGGAGTTAAAGGGTGAAGTAATTGTACCATCGTTTACCTTTATAGCCACAGCTCACGCCCTGAGTTGGCTTGGGCTAACGCCTGTGTTTGCAGACATAGATCCGAAAACTCACTGCCTTGATCCAAATTCAGTACGCAGCATGATCACCCCACAAACATCTGGCATACTAGCAGTTCATCTTTGGGGTCGTCCATGCGATATTGAAGCATTACAAGAAATCGCAGAATGCTACAATTTGGAATTGCTTTTTGATGCAGCGCACGCTTTTGGATGTTCTTACCGTGGAACAATGATTGGAAATTTTGGACGATGCGAAGTTGTTAGTTTTCATGCTACTAAATTTTTCAATACTTTTGAAGGGGGAGCAATTTTAACAAATGATGATCAACTTGCGGACAAAATTCGCTTAATTAGAAATTTTGGTTTTACCGGTTACGATCAAGTTGATCATATTGGCACTAACGGAAAATTACCCGAAATATCTGCTGCTATGGGTATTTCAAATTTAATGGCAATTAACGATTTAATACGGACAAATCAAAGAAACTACAACCTTTATCTCCGTTATCTTGAAGACATACCCTTTATCAGTATGATAAGATATAACTCAGTTGAGCACAACAATTATCAATATATTGTCATAGAAGTCGATGAACAGTCTCCAACAACTCGTGATGATATAATTAAAATATTACATGCCGAAAATATACTAGCAAGAAAATACTTTTGGCCCGGCTGTCACAATATGAAGCCGTATCGAAATCTATATATAGATGCAAATCGATTTTTGAAAAATACAAACGACGTAGCAAAAAGAGTTATTGTGTTACCCAACGGATATCATCTATCAGAATCAATGATAGAAACAATCTGCTCAGTCATAAAAATCGCCACATCTAATAAGATTTTCTAA
- a CDS encoding transposase, giving the protein MLHCQLFDLSRRNASMTLADELECYLTQVAGVLGHADRHAGLKDYGRGLLLPIARKNIEPIAAYLDPERVQAKHQALHHFVVKAHRATTFSAPCLKPTH; this is encoded by the coding sequence ATGCTACACTGCCAGTTGTTTGATTTATCCCGAAGGAACGCCTCGATGACGCTGGCTGACGAACTGGAATGCTACCTTACGCAAGTAGCTGGGGTGCTGGGCCACGCTGATCGACACGCGGGGCTGAAGGACTACGGCCGGGGGCTGCTTTTGCCGATTGCGCGTAAGAACATCGAACCGATTGCCGCGTACCTTGACCCTGAGCGGGTTCAAGCCAAGCACCAGGCGCTGCACCACTTTGTGGTGAAAGCGCACCGAGCCACTACTTTCTCTGCACCCTGCCTCAAACCTACGCATTGA